GACGGTTCCGGCGGGGACGCGCATCGGCGTCGTCGGTCCGGGCACTGCACACACGCTCGCCGAACTCACCGGGATCACTGAGCGCTGGATGCCGCAGGACCACAGCGCCGACGGGATCCTCACCGAGTTCGCACAGACCCCCGAGGCTGCCGCGCTCTTCCTCCCCCAGGCCGCCCGGGCTCAACCCCAGCTGGCCGAAGGTCTGCGCAGCAGAGGATGGGACGTCACCCAGGCAGCCGCCTACGACACCGTCCCCGTCGACGGCGACCTCCCTTGGACCCCCGGGCCTGATGACGTCGTGCTCCTGACCGCTTCCTCCGCGGCGAAGGAATGGCACCGTCGGGGCCTTACCGCCGGCACCGTCCTCGCCATCGGTGAGCCCACAGCCCGCACCCTTCGTGATCTGCGCGCCCCCGCCGACGCGGTTCTCCCGGAGCCGACCGCAGCCGGCGTCCTGGCAGCCCTGAATCCCCGGAACTAGACTGCGGACCATGCCTTTCCCCGCTGATCGTCCGCGTCGTCTGCGCCGCACCCCCGCCCTGCGGCGCCTGGTCGCCGAGACCCGCCTGCACCCGGCTGACCTGATCCTCCCTGTCTTCGTCAGAGAGGGGCTCACTGAGCCTGCGCCGATCAGCTCCATGCCCGGCGTCCGCCAGCACACCGAGCACACACTCCTCGGCGCCGCCCGCGAGGCCCGGGACCTGGGGCTCGGCGGCATCATGCTCTTCGGCATCCCCGCCGAGCGTGACCCGCAGGGCAGCGCCGGCACCGACCCCGACGGCATCCTGAACCGTTCCATCCGCGCGGTGAAGGACGCTGTGGGGGAAGACCTGCCCGTCATGAGCGACCTCTGCCTGGACGAGTTCACCGACCACGGGCACTGCGGCATCGTGGATGAGGCCGGGTACGTGGACAACGACGCCACCCTGGAGATCTACGCGCTCATGGGCGTGGAGCAGGCCAGGGCAGGTGCGGACATCGTCGCCCCCTCCGGCATGATGGACGGCCAGGTGGCGGTGATCCGTGAGGCGCTCGACGACGCCGGTCACCACCATGTGCCGATCCTCGCCTACGCCGCCAAATATGCGTCCGGGTTCTACGGGCCCTTCCGCGAGGCAGTGGACTCCCAGCTCAAAGGCGACCGTCGCCAGTACCAGATGGACGCTCCCAACCGGCGCGAAGCCCTCAAAGAGGTCGAACTGGACCTCGCTGAGGGCGCCGACATGGTGATGGTGAAGCCTGCCACCGCCTACCTGGACATCCTCGCCGACGTCGCCGAGACCTCGGACGTTCCGGTGGCCGCGTACCAGGTCTCCGGTGAGTACGCGATGATCGAGGCCGCCGCCGCCAACGGGTGGATCGACCGACGGCAGGTGGTCCTGGAGGCCCTGACCTCCATCCGCCGCGCGGGTGCCGCGAACGTGCTGACCTACTACGCTGCCGAGGCGGCCCGATGGATCAAGGAGACTGCATGACCACTAACGCTGAGCTGTTTGAGACTGCCCAGACGCTGATGCCCGGCGGGGTGAGCTCCCCGGTGCGTGCGCACGGCTCGGTCGGCGGCACCCCGGTCTCCATGGTGGCCGGGGAGGGAGCCTGGCTGACCGACGCTGAGGGCAGGAAGTACGTGGACCTGGTGGGCTCCTGGGGTCCGGCCCTCCTCGGGCATAGGCATCCCGCGGTGATCGACGCCGTGCACCAGGCGGTCGATGCCGGGCTCGGCTTCGGCACCTCCCACCCCAACGAGGCCAAGCTGGCCGAGCTGGTCCGCGGCCGGGTGCCCGGGGCGGAGCGGATCCGGTTCGTCTCCACAGGAACCGAGGCCACGATGACCGCGATCCGTCTGGCCCGCGGCGCCACTGGGAAGAGCATCGTGGTGAAGTTCGCCGGCTGCTACCACGGCCACTCGGACGGCCTGCTGGCCGCCGCCGGCTCCGGTGTCGCCACGATGGGCCTCCCCGGGTCCGCGGGCGTGACCGAGGCGCAGGCCTCCGAGACGGTCGTCAT
The sequence above is drawn from the Nesterenkonia populi genome and encodes:
- the hemB gene encoding porphobilinogen synthase produces the protein MPFPADRPRRLRRTPALRRLVAETRLHPADLILPVFVREGLTEPAPISSMPGVRQHTEHTLLGAAREARDLGLGGIMLFGIPAERDPQGSAGTDPDGILNRSIRAVKDAVGEDLPVMSDLCLDEFTDHGHCGIVDEAGYVDNDATLEIYALMGVEQARAGADIVAPSGMMDGQVAVIREALDDAGHHHVPILAYAAKYASGFYGPFREAVDSQLKGDRRQYQMDAPNRREALKEVELDLAEGADMVMVKPATAYLDILADVAETSDVPVAAYQVSGEYAMIEAAAANGWIDRRQVVLEALTSIRRAGAANVLTYYAAEAARWIKETA
- a CDS encoding uroporphyrinogen-III synthase; its protein translation is MVRVRIVLTRSSTRSGRLEAGLAEAGFDVAHLPLTEQVLPEETGPLTTALLRLGAGEFQWLLLTSGNTVRFLLDAGWGGTVPAGTRIGVVGPGTAHTLAELTGITERWMPQDHSADGILTEFAQTPEAAALFLPQAARAQPQLAEGLRSRGWDVTQAAAYDTVPVDGDLPWTPGPDDVVLLTASSAAKEWHRRGLTAGTVLAIGEPTARTLRDLRAPADAVLPEPTAAGVLAALNPRN